A genomic region of Streptomyces diastaticus subsp. diastaticus contains the following coding sequences:
- a CDS encoding ABC transporter ATP-binding protein gives MTPQPHDPAGAPGEATDGAVVLDGVRKTYGPTEAVAGVTLTVGRGEFFGLLGPNGAGKTTLVEIMEGQRKADAGTVTVLGRHPWPRDTALLPRIGVQTQSSAFFVRLTAREHLTTVAALYRAGRDAAEQALALVGLTDHGDVRVDDLSGGQRQRLAIASALVHDPELIFLDEPTAALDPQARRDLWKVLRDLKGAGRTIVYTTHHLDEAEALCDRVAILVGGAVRALDSPGRLIAASSATTRLLVPADRLTPEEGAALPGVLRATADGDMTVLETEDSGPVLAAVDARGGLHGVQTRTPSLEDVYLTLTGESSPAPAPAES, from the coding sequence ATGACCCCCCAGCCCCACGACCCCGCCGGAGCCCCGGGCGAGGCCACCGACGGCGCCGTCGTCCTCGACGGTGTCCGCAAGACGTACGGGCCGACCGAGGCCGTCGCCGGGGTGACCCTCACCGTCGGCCGCGGCGAGTTCTTCGGGCTGCTCGGGCCCAACGGCGCGGGCAAGACCACCCTCGTGGAGATCATGGAGGGCCAGCGCAAGGCCGACGCCGGGACCGTCACCGTGCTCGGCCGCCACCCCTGGCCCCGGGACACCGCGCTGCTCCCGCGGATCGGCGTGCAGACCCAGTCCAGCGCCTTCTTCGTCCGCCTCACCGCCCGCGAACACCTCACCACCGTCGCCGCCCTCTACCGGGCCGGCCGGGACGCCGCCGAGCAGGCGCTCGCCCTGGTCGGCCTCACCGACCACGGCGACGTCCGGGTGGACGACCTCTCCGGCGGCCAGCGCCAGCGCCTGGCCATCGCCTCCGCCCTCGTCCACGACCCCGAGCTGATCTTCCTGGACGAGCCGACCGCCGCCCTCGACCCGCAGGCCCGTCGCGACCTGTGGAAGGTGCTGCGCGACCTCAAGGGCGCCGGCCGCACCATCGTCTACACCACGCACCACCTGGACGAGGCCGAAGCCCTCTGCGACCGGGTCGCCATCCTGGTCGGCGGCGCCGTCCGCGCCCTCGACAGCCCCGGCCGGCTGATCGCCGCCAGCAGCGCCACCACCCGCCTGCTGGTTCCCGCCGACCGGCTGACCCCGGAGGAGGGCGCCGCCCTGCCCGGCGTCCTGCGCGCCACGGCGGACGGCGACATGACGGTCCTGGAGACGGAGGACTCCGGCCCGGTCCTCGCCGCCGTCGACGCCCGCGGCGGCCTGCACGGCGTGCAGACCCGCACCCCCAGCCTGGAGGACGTCTACCTCACCCTCACCGGCGAGTCGTCCCCCGCCCCGGCCCCCGCCGAGAGCTGA
- a CDS encoding ABC transporter permease, protein MSAYAALSQAGYRAYTRDKTTLFFTFAFPLIFLVVFGLIFSGQEVEQSGRPYISYIAPGVLSWGLGNAAVFGVGFVLMQWRRDDILRLIRMTPTPVSAVMASRYVLALGIGAVQAVLFVAVAMLPPFGLELSAGWPWAFLMLVVGVTAFLALGVIVGSFTRTPEAVAAVANCVMLPMAFLSGSFFPLDAMPDWMQAISRVLPLRYLNDGVSAALTGSGSTGDILVSCGVLAGFAVVFTAVALKTFRWSDRT, encoded by the coding sequence ATGAGCGCCTACGCCGCCCTCAGCCAGGCCGGATACCGGGCCTACACCCGCGACAAGACCACCCTCTTCTTCACCTTCGCCTTCCCGCTGATCTTCCTCGTCGTCTTCGGCCTCATCTTCAGCGGCCAGGAGGTCGAGCAGTCCGGCCGCCCCTACATCAGCTACATCGCCCCCGGTGTCCTCTCCTGGGGCCTGGGCAACGCCGCCGTCTTCGGCGTCGGCTTCGTCCTCATGCAGTGGCGGCGTGACGACATCCTGCGCCTCATCCGGATGACCCCCACGCCCGTCTCCGCCGTCATGGCCTCCCGGTACGTGCTGGCGCTCGGCATCGGCGCCGTGCAGGCCGTCCTCTTCGTCGCCGTGGCCATGCTGCCGCCGTTCGGCCTGGAACTCTCCGCAGGGTGGCCGTGGGCCTTCCTGATGCTGGTCGTCGGCGTCACCGCCTTCCTCGCCCTCGGCGTCATCGTCGGCTCCTTCACCCGCACCCCGGAGGCGGTCGCCGCCGTCGCCAACTGCGTGATGCTGCCGATGGCCTTCCTCTCCGGCTCCTTCTTCCCGCTCGACGCGATGCCCGACTGGATGCAGGCCATCTCCCGTGTGCTGCCGCTGCGCTACCTCAACGACGGGGTGTCCGCCGCCCTCACCGGCTCCGGCAGCACCGGCGACATCCTGGTCTCCTGCGGCGTCCTCGCCGGGTTCGCCGTCGTCTTCACCGCCGTCGCCCTCAAGACCTTCCGCTGGTCCGACCGCACCTGA
- a CDS encoding metalloprotease — MSAPAERAVPGSYRPALRAGVLVGGPLLDGPATVHLVKDTGTGHSFKVGPREAFLLARMDGTRALDDLGAAYASAHGKRLGEAQWRQLLALLGTRGLLDGAPRPAAAPAKSAEPRTLWRGTLRLVADADTTTTRLHRVLRPLLHPAALVPLLLLVLALEAALVARAGEALDATRALLGNPVLLVAAATLLWLSTALHELAHGVVARHYGGTVAEIGLRWRLPMVIMYCTVDNYPYLPTRWARIATAVAGAVMNLLFLLPFGALWLLAPPDEATRDACAALVLLGTVQALAMLVPLPPLDGYQIAGQLTRTIGLFTASRTYLRLALRRDPAARAYPAPARRAYLAYPAAVLLVLAGTGLALWAAARHLLTGT; from the coding sequence GTGAGCGCGCCCGCCGAACGGGCCGTCCCGGGCTCCTACCGGCCCGCCCTGCGCGCGGGCGTGCTCGTCGGCGGGCCCCTCCTCGACGGCCCGGCCACCGTCCACCTCGTCAAGGACACCGGCACCGGCCACTCCTTCAAGGTCGGCCCGCGGGAGGCGTTCCTGCTCGCCCGCATGGACGGCACCCGCGCCCTGGACGACCTCGGCGCCGCCTACGCCTCCGCCCACGGCAAGCGGCTCGGCGAGGCCCAGTGGCGCCAGCTCCTCGCCCTGCTCGGCACCCGCGGCCTCCTCGACGGCGCTCCCCGCCCGGCCGCCGCCCCGGCGAAGTCCGCCGAACCGCGCACCCTGTGGCGCGGCACCCTGCGCCTGGTCGCCGACGCGGACACCACCACCACCCGGCTCCACCGGGTGCTGCGCCCCCTGCTCCACCCGGCCGCGCTCGTCCCGCTGCTGCTCCTCGTCCTCGCCCTGGAGGCCGCGCTCGTGGCGCGCGCCGGGGAGGCGCTCGACGCCACCCGGGCGCTGCTGGGCAATCCGGTGCTCCTGGTCGCCGCCGCCACCCTGCTCTGGCTCTCCACCGCCCTGCACGAACTGGCGCACGGCGTGGTGGCCCGTCACTACGGCGGCACAGTGGCCGAGATCGGCCTGCGGTGGCGGCTGCCCATGGTCATCATGTACTGCACAGTCGACAACTACCCGTACCTGCCGACCCGTTGGGCGAGAATCGCGACGGCCGTCGCCGGAGCCGTCATGAACCTCCTTTTCCTGCTGCCGTTCGGCGCGCTCTGGCTCCTCGCCCCGCCCGACGAGGCCACCCGCGACGCCTGCGCCGCCCTCGTCCTCCTCGGCACCGTGCAGGCCCTCGCCATGCTGGTCCCGCTGCCGCCGCTCGACGGGTACCAGATCGCCGGGCAACTCACCCGGACCATCGGCCTGTTCACCGCCAGCCGCACCTATCTCCGCCTCGCCCTGCGCCGCGACCCGGCCGCCCGGGCCTACCCGGCCCCGGCCCGCCGCGCCTACCTGGCGTACCCGGCGGCCGTGCTGCTGGTCCTCGCGGGCACCGGCCTGGCCCTGTGGGCCGCCGCCCGCCACCTGCTGACCGGGACCTGA